The nucleotide sequence GGCGGCGCGCTTCGCCGGACGCCCCGGGGTGCTGGGCTACGACGTGCTCAACGAGCCCTGGCCCGGCTCGCAGTGGTTGGGCTGCGTGCTGGCCACCTGCCCCACCTCGGCGGCCGGGCTCACCGCCCTGCACCAGCGGGTGGGGGCGGCCATCCGCGCCCAGGACCCGCACACCCTGGTGTTCACCGAGCCGTTCTCGCTGGCCAGCGCGGGCGCACCGATGGTCACCGGCAACGCCGGGGTGGCCAACCAGGGGCTGTCGTACCACCTGTACTGCCCGGTCACCTTCGTCACCGGTGCCGACGCCGGCTGCGGGTACTTCGACCCCCTGGTGCACGCCAACGCCGACGCGTACTCCCGGGCCACCGGGGCCGCGCTGCTGGTCACCGAGTTCGGCGCCACCAGCAAGCCCGACGTGCTGGCCGGGGTGGTCGACCGGGCGGCGGCGGCGATGGTGGGCTGGCAGTACTGGGCCTACTGCGGCTGCAACGACCCCACCACCGCCGACCTGGCCGAGCAGGGGGTGGTGGAGGACCCCGCCGAGCCACCCACCGGCACCAACGTGCGGGCGGAGAAGCTGGCGCTGCTGTCGGTGCCGCACCCCCGGTCCGTCGCCGGCACGCCGCTGGGCTACTCCTTCGACCGCGCCCGCCACACCCTGTCGCTGCGCTACAGCACCGCCCGCGCCGACGGCGCCGGCACCTTCGCCGCCGGCGCCCGCAGCACGGTGGCCACCCCGGCCGGGCAGTACCCGACCGGCTACCGGGTGAGCGCGGTGGGCGCGCGGGTGGTCTCCGCCCCCAACGCCGCGGTGCTGGAGGTGGCCGCCGAGCCGGGAGCCACCGAGGTGAGTGTCAGCGTCTCCCCCGCCCAGCCCTGACCGCTGTCCACAGCTGCGCGAACCCGGCCCGAGGCGGGGGCTGAGCAGCGCAGAGTGGCCGTCATGACGACCACCGCCATCACCCACAGCGCCATCACCCGTACCGCCCGGCCCGTGCTCGACCTCACCGTGCGGGTGCTCACCCGCCCCGGCGGCCAGGTGCAGCTGGGCTGGGACCCCGAGCGCGCGGTGCTGGTGCAGGCCAGCCGATCGTCCGACGCCCAGCCGCTGGCGGAGCTGCTCAACGGCCTGGACGGCAGCCGCACCGTGGCCGAGCTGGGCGAGGCCGCCGCGCACGCGGGCCTGACCGAGCCCGAGCTGCACCGGCTGCTGGACGAGCTCGACCACGCCGGGATGCTCACTGTCACCGGTCGCCCGAGCGCGGCCAACCCCGTCCCGGTGCACGTGCACGGCCAGGGCCCGCTCAGCGACGCCGTGGCCGACGCGCTCGCGCTGGCCGGGCACCCGCCCAGCCGCTCGACCCGCTGGCCCGGGCTGCCCCGCGGCTGGACCCGCACCGCTGGGGTGGTGGTGCTGGCCGACACCCTGGTGGCCGACCCGTGCCTGGCCGCGGAGCTGGTGCAGGCCCAGGTGGCGCACCTGTCGGTGCGGCTGCGCGACGGGCGCGGCCTGGTGGGACCGCTGGTGCTGCCGGGACGCACCAGCTGCCTGCGGTGCGCCGACCTGCACCGCACCGACCGGGACCAGCACTGGCCCGCCCTGGCAGCACAGCTGCACGGCCAGGCCGGGCACGGCAGCCCGGCCGCGGTGCGGGCCACCGCGGGGGTGGCGCTGGGTCAGCTGGAGCACCTCACCGAGCCGGCCACCGCCGCCACCGGCCCGCCCCCGACGCTCGGCGCCACCATCACCGTGGACGTCCACCGGGCCGAAACCACCCGCCGCGTGTGGCGTCCGCACCCCGATTGCCCTTGTGGCGCACATGAATAAAGACTTGCCGAGCCCGAAGCCCACACGCCGGACGGCAATCGGCGACAATGTGACGGTGTCCGACATCCCTCGTAGCAGCGCTGCCCGCACCGCGAAGCTGGCCAGCTTGCCCATCGGCTTTGCCGGACGAACCGCCGCAGGATGGGGAAAGCGGCTGGCCGGTCGGAGCAGCGAGGACGTCGGCGCCGAGCTGAGCGCCAAGACCGCCGAGCAGCTGTTCGCCGTGCTGGGCGAGCTCAAGGGCGGGGCGATGAAGTTCGGCCAGGCACTCAGCGTCTTCGAGGCCGCGGTG is from Rhodococcus sp. X156 and encodes:
- a CDS encoding TOMM precursor leader peptide-binding protein → MTTTAITHSAITRTARPVLDLTVRVLTRPGGQVQLGWDPERAVLVQASRSSDAQPLAELLNGLDGSRTVAELGEAAAHAGLTEPELHRLLDELDHAGMLTVTGRPSAANPVPVHVHGQGPLSDAVADALALAGHPPSRSTRWPGLPRGWTRTAGVVVLADTLVADPCLAAELVQAQVAHLSVRLRDGRGLVGPLVLPGRTSCLRCADLHRTDRDQHWPALAAQLHGQAGHGSPAAVRATAGVALGQLEHLTEPATAATGPPPTLGATITVDVHRAETTRRVWRPHPDCPCGAHE
- a CDS encoding cellulase family glycosylhydrolase; this translates as MRRPGLRRSAATLLALGLASAALVGTGTPADAAPEPGAATTLPGPGPYGAAGRWIVDADGRVLITSGVNMVNKRAPYAPDAVGFDDADAAFLAAHGFDSVRVGVIWKAVEPEPGRYDDAYLDRIAATVDTLARHGVTSLLDMHQDMYNERFQGEFAPDWAVLDDGLPAWPQLGFPTNQFLQPALIRAYDHFLANDPGPGGVGLQDRFAAAWGHVAARFAGRPGVLGYDVLNEPWPGSQWLGCVLATCPTSAAGLTALHQRVGAAIRAQDPHTLVFTEPFSLASAGAPMVTGNAGVANQGLSYHLYCPVTFVTGADAGCGYFDPLVHANADAYSRATGAALLVTEFGATSKPDVLAGVVDRAAAAMVGWQYWAYCGCNDPTTADLAEQGVVEDPAEPPTGTNVRAEKLALLSVPHPRSVAGTPLGYSFDRARHTLSLRYSTARADGAGTFAAGARSTVATPAGQYPTGYRVSAVGARVVSAPNAAVLEVAAEPGATEVSVSVSPAQP